The Roseicyclus marinus genome has a segment encoding these proteins:
- a CDS encoding Lrp/AsnC family transcriptional regulator, which yields MTQDFRAAVELDDMDRAILRVLQRHGRMTHSDLSERVHLSPSACHRRVQRLEQAGVIADYVALLNPRAVARVTTVFVEIKLQGQSDEILDAFEKAVARVPDVLECHLMAGSADYLLKVAARDSEDFARIHRQHLARLPGVAQMQSSFALKTVFKTTALPV from the coding sequence ATGACGCAAGACTTTCGCGCCGCTGTAGAGCTTGACGACATGGACCGCGCCATCCTGCGGGTGTTGCAACGGCATGGGCGGATGACCCATTCCGACCTGTCCGAACGGGTCCATCTTTCGCCGTCGGCCTGTCACCGCCGGGTGCAGCGGCTGGAACAGGCGGGCGTGATCGCGGATTACGTCGCGCTGCTCAATCCGCGCGCGGTCGCGCGGGTGACCACTGTTTTCGTTGAGATAAAGCTGCAAGGCCAATCGGACGAGATCCTCGACGCTTTTGAGAAGGCCGTCGCGCGCGTGCCCGATGTGCTGGAATGTCACCTGATGGCCGGCTCGGCCGATTACCTGCTCAAGGTCGCCGCACGAGACAGCGAGGATTTCGCCCGCATCCACCGCCAGCATCTCGCCCGCCTGCCCGGTGTGGCGCAGATGCAATCGAGCTTCGCGCTGAAAACCGTGTTCAAGAC
- the ald gene encoding alanine dehydrogenase, translating to MLIGCPKEIKPQEFRVGLTPAAAREATGHGHAVIVETGAGLGAGFDDGAYRAAGAQIVASASEVFARADMVVKVKEPQAVERAQLRRGQILFTYLHLAPDPDQTRDLLASGVTAIAYETVTDAAGTLPLLAPMSEVAGRLAPQVGAWALQKANGGRGVLMGGVPGVGPAEVVVIGGGVVGTQAARVAAGMGADVTVLDRSLPRMRYLDDVYRGTFKTRYASAEATAELITRADMVIGAVLIPGAAAPKLVTRAQLATMKPGAVIVDVAIDQGGCFETSRATTHQDPIYEVDGIVHYCVANMPGAVARSSTIALGNATMPYMIALADKGWKQACREDAGLLAGLNTHEGQLTNAAVGRALEIDVIAPALVVKG from the coding sequence ATGCTGATCGGCTGCCCCAAGGAAATCAAACCGCAGGAATTTCGCGTCGGCCTGACGCCCGCCGCCGCGCGCGAGGCGACAGGTCATGGTCACGCGGTGATCGTGGAAACCGGCGCGGGGCTTGGCGCGGGGTTCGACGATGGCGCCTATCGCGCGGCGGGTGCCCAGATCGTGGCAAGCGCGTCCGAGGTCTTTGCCCGTGCCGATATGGTGGTGAAGGTCAAGGAACCGCAGGCCGTCGAACGCGCGCAGCTGCGGCGGGGGCAGATCCTGTTCACCTACCTGCATCTTGCGCCCGACCCGGACCAGACGCGGGACCTGCTGGCCTCGGGCGTCACGGCCATCGCCTATGAAACGGTGACGGATGCGGCGGGAACCTTGCCGCTTCTGGCGCCGATGTCGGAGGTCGCGGGACGGCTTGCGCCGCAAGTGGGCGCCTGGGCGCTGCAAAAGGCCAATGGCGGGCGCGGCGTGCTGATGGGCGGTGTGCCCGGCGTCGGCCCGGCCGAGGTCGTGGTGATCGGCGGCGGCGTGGTCGGCACGCAGGCCGCGCGGGTCGCTGCGGGGATGGGCGCGGATGTGACCGTGCTGGACCGGTCCCTGCCCCGGATGCGCTACCTGGACGATGTCTATCGCGGCACGTTCAAGACGCGCTATGCCAGCGCGGAGGCGACCGCCGAGCTGATCACGCGGGCCGATATGGTGATCGGCGCGGTGCTGATCCCCGGTGCGGCGGCGCCCAAGCTGGTGACGCGCGCGCAGCTTGCGACGATGAAACCGGGCGCGGTGATCGTGGATGTGGCCATCGACCAGGGCGGATGTTTCGAAACTTCGCGCGCAACGACCCATCAGGACCCGATCTACGAGGTGGATGGGATCGTGCATTACTGCGTGGCCAACATGCCGGGGGCCGTGGCGCGCAGTTCGACCATCGCGCTGGGGAATGCGACCATGCCCTACATGATCGCGCTGGCCGACAAGGGCTGGAAACAGGCCTGCCGCGAGGATGCGGGGCTGTTGGCGGGGCTGAACACCCATGAGGGGCAGCTGACCAATGCCGCCGTGGGCCGCGCGCTGGAGATCGACGTGATCGCGCCCGCGCTGGTGGTGAAGGGCTGA
- the mscL gene encoding large conductance mechanosensitive channel protein MscL, with translation MINEFKDFIARGNVVDMAVGIIIGAAFTAIVSSLVGDLINPIIALLTGGIDFSGWFYALNGESYPSLTAATEAGAPVFAIGKFVMAVINFLIIAFVVFMLVKMVNRIKDAAIKKEEAKAEAAPAGPTELEVLLEIRDALKKS, from the coding sequence ATGATCAACGAGTTCAAGGATTTCATCGCGCGCGGCAATGTCGTCGACATGGCCGTGGGTATCATCATCGGCGCGGCTTTCACCGCGATCGTGTCGTCGTTGGTGGGCGATCTGATCAATCCGATCATCGCGCTTCTGACGGGCGGCATCGACTTTTCCGGGTGGTTCTACGCGCTGAACGGCGAAAGCTATCCCTCGCTCACCGCCGCGACCGAAGCCGGCGCGCCGGTCTTCGCCATCGGGAAATTCGTCATGGCCGTGATCAATTTCCTGATCATCGCCTTCGTCGTCTTCATGCTGGTCAAGATGGTCAACCGCATCAAGGATGCCGCCATCAAGAAGGAAGAAGCCAAGGCCGAAGCCGCGCCCGCCGGTCCGACCGAGCTCGAGGTGCTGCTCGAAATCCGCGACGCGCTCAAGAAATCCTGA
- a CDS encoding YtoQ family protein, whose translation MMLTVYLSGEIHTDWRDEIAEAAHGLDVTFTAPVTDHEASDDCGVAILGAEPNKFWHDHKGAKLNAIRTRHAIETADVVVVRFGEKYRQWNAAFDAGYAAALGKPLIVVSLPDQQHALKEVHAAALAVCDQPVQVARILRYVMTGKLPG comes from the coding sequence ATCATGCTGACCGTTTATCTCTCGGGGGAAATCCACACCGACTGGCGCGACGAGATCGCAGAGGCCGCCCATGGCCTCGATGTCACCTTCACCGCCCCCGTCACCGATCACGAGGCCAGCGATGATTGCGGCGTGGCGATCCTCGGCGCGGAACCGAACAAGTTCTGGCATGATCACAAGGGCGCGAAACTCAACGCGATCCGCACCCGCCACGCGATCGAGACCGCCGATGTCGTCGTTGTCCGCTTCGGCGAGAAATACCGCCAGTGGAACGCCGCCTTCGACGCGGGCTATGCCGCGGCGCTCGGCAAACCCCTGATCGTCGTCAGCCTGCCCGACCAGCAGCACGCGCTGAAGGAAGTCCATGCCGCAGCGCTCGCCGTCTGCGACCAGCCCGTGCAGGTCGCCCGGATCCTGCGCTACGTCATGACGGGCAAATTGCCCGGCTGA
- the pheT gene encoding phenylalanine--tRNA ligase subunit beta: protein MKFTLSWLKDHLETDATVDQIAEALTDLGLEVEGVEDRAARLSPFTIAKVVSAEQHPDADRLRVCMVETDEGVKQIVCGAPNARAGITVVLAKPGDYVPGIDTTLGVGKIRGVESHGMMASERELELSDEHSGIIELPSGEVGQKFTDWLAANDPAKVDPVIEIAITPNRQDALGIHGIARDLAARGLGRLKPHDPQPVPGSFPCPVAVTIDADTLDVAPHFAGRVIRGVKNGPSPKWLQDRLRAIGLRPISALVDVTNFFTYDMNRPLHVFDVDKMQGGLRVHRATGGETLLALDGKTYTMRAGHTLISDARGPESLAGIMGGEETGCTEETVTVFLESAWWDPIHVALTGRDLKIHSDARYRFERGVDPDYTLPGLEAATRMILDLCGGEASDVVEAGAPVKTARSYPLDTARVISLVGMDIPKAEQVRILTALGFSATGAGDVLEVWVPSWRRDVQGEADLVEEVARVASLTKLEPKPMARARAGVPKPVLTPGQLRERAARRTAAALGYNECVTYSFIDQASAALFGGGTDDVMLENPISADLSHMRPQLLPGLLQAAARNQARGMQDLALFEVGHAFHGGEPGEQHLQVAGLLVGQTGPRDPHGARRGVDVFDVKADAEAVLAAIGAPAKVQILRGGPDWFHPGRHGVICLGPKKVLGIFGELHPRILKAMDVKGPAMAFTLFPAEVPLPKTTSASRGAVEMSGFQAVERDFAFVVDGAVEASVLVNAAAGADKALIEDVRVFDEFIGGSLGEGRKSIALTVRLQPRDKTLTEDEIEAVAARIVDKVTKASGGTLRG from the coding sequence ATGAAATTCACCCTCTCCTGGCTCAAGGACCACCTCGAGACGGACGCGACCGTTGACCAGATCGCCGAGGCCCTGACCGATCTCGGCCTCGAAGTCGAAGGCGTCGAAGATCGCGCAGCCCGGCTTTCCCCCTTTACCATCGCCAAGGTGGTCAGCGCCGAACAGCACCCCGATGCCGACCGCCTGCGCGTCTGCATGGTCGAAACCGACGAGGGCGTGAAGCAGATCGTCTGCGGCGCGCCCAATGCGCGGGCGGGCATCACGGTCGTCCTCGCCAAACCCGGCGATTACGTCCCCGGCATCGACACCACGCTGGGTGTGGGCAAGATCCGGGGCGTCGAAAGCCATGGCATGATGGCCTCCGAACGCGAACTGGAACTGTCGGACGAACATTCCGGCATCATCGAATTGCCCAGCGGTGAGGTCGGCCAGAAATTCACCGATTGGCTGGCCGCAAACGACCCGGCCAAGGTCGATCCCGTGATCGAGATCGCCATCACCCCCAACCGTCAGGACGCGCTGGGCATCCACGGCATCGCCCGCGACCTCGCCGCGCGCGGCCTTGGCCGGCTCAAACCGCATGATCCCCAGCCAGTCCCCGGCAGCTTTCCCTGCCCGGTCGCGGTCACAATCGATGCCGACACGCTCGATGTCGCCCCCCATTTCGCGGGCCGCGTGATCCGGGGCGTGAAAAACGGCCCCAGCCCGAAATGGCTGCAGGACCGGCTCCGCGCCATCGGCCTGCGCCCGATTTCCGCGCTGGTCGATGTGACCAATTTCTTCACCTATGACATGAACCGCCCGCTGCACGTCTTCGACGTGGACAAGATGCAGGGCGGCTTGCGCGTGCATCGCGCCACGGGCGGCGAAACGCTCCTCGCGCTCGATGGCAAGACCTACACGATGCGCGCGGGCCATACGCTCATTTCCGACGCTCGCGGCCCCGAAAGCCTTGCGGGCATCATGGGCGGCGAGGAAACCGGCTGCACCGAGGAAACGGTTACCGTCTTCCTCGAAAGCGCCTGGTGGGACCCGATCCATGTCGCCCTGACCGGCCGCGACCTGAAAATCCATTCCGACGCCCGCTACCGCTTCGAACGCGGCGTCGATCCCGATTACACCCTGCCGGGGCTCGAGGCCGCGACGCGGATGATCCTCGATCTGTGCGGCGGCGAGGCGTCGGACGTGGTCGAAGCGGGCGCGCCCGTGAAAACCGCGCGCAGCTATCCGCTCGATACCGCCCGCGTCATCTCGCTCGTCGGCATGGACATCCCCAAGGCGGAACAGGTCCGCATCCTGACCGCGCTCGGCTTCTCCGCCACCGGCGCGGGCGATGTGCTCGAGGTCTGGGTGCCGTCCTGGCGCCGCGATGTGCAGGGCGAGGCAGATCTTGTAGAAGAAGTCGCGCGCGTCGCCTCCCTGACCAAGCTCGAACCCAAACCCATGGCGCGCGCCCGCGCGGGCGTGCCGAAACCCGTCCTGACGCCCGGCCAGCTCCGCGAACGCGCCGCCCGGCGCACGGCGGCGGCGCTGGGCTACAACGAATGCGTTACCTATTCCTTCATCGATCAGGCCTCTGCCGCGCTGTTCGGCGGCGGCACCGATGACGTGATGCTGGAAAACCCGATCTCCGCCGATCTCAGCCACATGCGCCCGCAGCTCTTGCCGGGTCTGTTGCAGGCCGCCGCCCGCAACCAGGCGCGCGGGATGCAGGACCTGGCGCTGTTCGAGGTCGGCCATGCCTTCCACGGCGGCGAACCGGGCGAACAGCACCTTCAGGTCGCGGGCCTTCTGGTGGGTCAGACCGGCCCGCGCGACCCGCATGGGGCCCGGCGCGGCGTCGATGTCTTCGACGTGAAAGCCGATGCCGAGGCCGTGCTGGCCGCCATCGGCGCCCCCGCCAAGGTCCAGATCCTGCGCGGCGGCCCCGATTGGTTCCATCCCGGCCGCCATGGCGTCATCTGCCTTGGCCCGAAAAAGGTGCTGGGCATCTTTGGCGAATTGCACCCCCGCATCCTCAAGGCGATGGATGTGAAAGGGCCTGCCATGGCCTTCACCCTCTTCCCTGCCGAGGTGCCCTTGCCCAAGACCACCAGCGCCAGCCGTGGCGCGGTCGAGATGTCGGGCTTCCAGGCCGTCGAACGCGATTTCGCCTTCGTCGTCGATGGGGCGGTCGAGGCGTCCGTGCTCGTCAATGCAGCCGCCGGGGCCGACAAGGCCCTGATCGAGGATGTGCGCGTCTTCGACGAATTCATCGGTGGCAGCTTGGGCGAGGGGCGGAAATCCATCGCCCTGACCGTGCGCCTGCAACCGCGTGACAAGACCCTGACCGAGGACGAGATCGAAGCGGTCGCCGCCAGGATCGTGGACAAGGTCACCAAGGCTTCGGGCGGCACGCTGCGCGGATAA
- a CDS encoding chromosome segregation SMC family protein, which yields MRFTRLRLNGFKSFVDPTDLVIRDGLTGVVGPNGCGKSNLLEALRWVMGENRPSAMRGDGMEDVIFNGAATRGARNFAEVVLQIDNTERLAPAGFNDSDTLDITRRITRDAGSAYKLNGKDVRARDVQMLFADASTGAHSPALVRQGQISELINARPKARRRILEEAAGISGLYQRRHEAELKLKGAETNLARVDDVLEQLAGQLATLARQAKQAQRYREIGADLRQAEGLLLWLRWRDAQDGVERAEAVLREALGNAARSEAAALQAAAAREKAEAKLPPLREEEAIAGAILQRLLLERDNLDGEIARAEEMIRTLDARLDQITRDIDREGALNADAGDSIARLEEERQTLLAEQDGHDDRLATALAAADEGATVLRAREQDLADATEEAARLSARHQSAERRVTEAEKARARHAAEAETATKNAAEAETRLSAITRDVTAAQDALAAARDLATRAEETLTETEAARSDAQTAEAEARAARAEAEGRAGTLDSEVTALTRLLDRERGQGDQILDRITVAKGFEAALGAALSDDLKAGEATAPGATGWTGLAAYEAPAPLPSGARPITEVANGPAVLARRLSQIGLVDRAEGARLQPLLQPGQRLVSREGDLWRWDGYSVAAADAVSTAARRLEQVNRLTELRAEAVEAANIAAGTRAAHDLLAKRLADLTEADRAARAARRDADTRLADASRALSRAEADRSVLQGKLETLQAAAARHTDEARAAETELSRAEGARAELEDLGAARARLEDIRTTVEAARMTMLARRTAHDELKREGERRKARIVRIIEDVASWQKRLDSAAGRLADLNRRRSETEAALVEARVKPGQLAATRDTLAEKITQAEARKAASADALSVAEGVVRDAIAAERDAERTASEAREARAAAEARRDAAREAAEAAAHRIGEELETTPTGLRESLGDLPEPMPPSEQIETEVQRLRRGRDALGAVNLRAEEDAAEVQAEHDTLATEKTDLEQAIAKLRSGIASLNREGRERLLKAFDEVNTSFARLFTHLFGGGEARLVLVESDDPLEAGLEILCQPPGKKLSTLSLLSGGEQTLTALALIFAVFLANPAPICVLDEVDAPLDDANVTRFCDLLDEMTRQTATRFLVITHHAVTMARMDRLFGVTMGEQGVSQLVSVDLKKAEQLVA from the coding sequence ATGCGCTTCACCCGGCTACGGCTCAACGGCTTCAAAAGCTTCGTGGATCCCACCGATCTCGTGATCCGGGACGGCCTGACCGGCGTCGTCGGTCCCAATGGCTGCGGCAAATCCAACCTGCTCGAGGCGTTGCGCTGGGTCATGGGCGAAAACCGCCCCTCTGCCATGCGCGGCGACGGGATGGAGGATGTGATCTTCAACGGTGCCGCCACGCGCGGTGCCCGCAATTTCGCCGAAGTCGTCCTGCAGATCGACAATACCGAACGCCTCGCGCCTGCGGGTTTCAACGACAGCGACACGCTCGACATCACCCGCCGCATCACCCGCGATGCGGGCTCGGCCTACAAGCTGAACGGCAAGGATGTGCGCGCCCGCGACGTGCAGATGCTCTTTGCCGATGCCTCCACCGGCGCGCATTCCCCCGCGCTCGTGCGGCAGGGCCAGATCTCCGAATTGATCAACGCCCGCCCCAAGGCCCGCCGCCGCATCCTCGAAGAGGCCGCGGGCATCTCCGGCCTCTACCAGCGCCGCCACGAGGCCGAATTGAAACTCAAGGGCGCGGAAACCAACCTCGCCCGCGTCGATGACGTGCTCGAACAGCTCGCCGGTCAACTCGCCACGCTCGCCCGTCAGGCGAAACAGGCGCAGCGCTACCGCGAAATCGGGGCCGATCTGCGTCAGGCCGAGGGGCTGCTTCTCTGGCTGCGCTGGCGCGATGCCCAGGATGGCGTCGAACGCGCCGAAGCCGTCCTGCGCGAGGCTTTGGGCAATGCCGCAAGGTCCGAGGCCGCAGCTCTCCAAGCCGCCGCCGCCCGCGAGAAAGCCGAGGCCAAGCTTCCCCCCCTGCGCGAGGAAGAGGCGATCGCGGGCGCGATCCTGCAACGCCTGCTCCTTGAGCGGGACAATCTCGACGGCGAAATCGCAAGGGCCGAAGAGATGATCCGCACCCTCGACGCCCGCCTCGACCAGATCACCCGCGACATCGACCGCGAAGGGGCGCTCAATGCCGATGCCGGCGACAGCATCGCCCGGCTGGAGGAGGAACGCCAAACCCTCCTCGCCGAACAAGATGGCCATGACGACCGTCTTGCCACCGCCCTTGCCGCCGCTGACGAGGGCGCGACCGTGCTCCGTGCCCGCGAGCAGGACCTTGCCGACGCGACCGAGGAAGCGGCCCGCCTCTCCGCCCGCCACCAATCCGCCGAACGCCGCGTGACCGAGGCCGAGAAAGCCCGCGCGCGCCACGCGGCCGAGGCGGAAACCGCCACGAAAAACGCGGCCGAGGCCGAAACCCGCCTCTCCGCCATCACCCGCGATGTGACCGCGGCCCAAGATGCGCTGGCCGCCGCCCGCGATCTGGCCACCCGCGCCGAAGAGACCCTGACCGAAACCGAAGCCGCCCGCAGCGATGCCCAGACCGCCGAGGCCGAAGCCCGCGCCGCCCGCGCCGAGGCCGAGGGCCGCGCCGGAACGCTCGACAGCGAAGTGACTGCGCTCACCCGCCTTCTCGACCGCGAACGCGGGCAGGGCGACCAGATCCTCGACCGCATCACCGTCGCCAAAGGTTTCGAAGCGGCGCTGGGTGCCGCCCTCTCCGATGATCTGAAGGCTGGCGAGGCCACCGCCCCCGGCGCGACCGGCTGGACCGGCCTTGCCGCCTATGAGGCGCCCGCCCCCCTCCCGTCCGGCGCACGGCCTATAACCGAGGTGGCGAACGGCCCCGCCGTTCTGGCCCGCCGCCTGTCTCAGATCGGCCTTGTCGACCGGGCCGAGGGCGCGCGCCTGCAACCGCTCCTGCAGCCCGGCCAACGCCTCGTCAGCCGCGAGGGGGATCTGTGGCGCTGGGATGGCTATTCGGTCGCCGCCGCCGATGCGGTCTCCACCGCCGCGCGGCGTCTGGAACAGGTCAACCGCCTGACCGAGCTTCGCGCCGAAGCGGTCGAGGCCGCCAATATCGCCGCAGGCACCCGCGCCGCCCATGACCTGCTGGCAAAACGCCTCGCCGACCTGACCGAGGCCGACCGCGCCGCCCGCGCCGCCCGCCGCGATGCCGATACGCGGCTCGCCGATGCCTCCCGCGCGCTCAGCCGCGCCGAGGCGGATCGCAGCGTCCTTCAGGGCAAGCTCGAAACCCTGCAAGCCGCCGCCGCCCGCCACACGGACGAGGCGCGCGCCGCCGAAACCGAGCTGTCCCGCGCCGAAGGCGCCCGCGCCGAGCTGGAGGATCTGGGCGCGGCCCGTGCCCGGCTCGAGGATATCCGCACCACCGTCGAAGCCGCGCGGATGACCATGCTCGCCCGCCGCACCGCCCATGACGAGTTGAAGCGCGAGGGCGAACGCCGCAAGGCCCGCATCGTCCGCATCATCGAGGATGTTGCGAGCTGGCAAAAGCGTCTGGACAGCGCCGCGGGCCGTCTGGCCGATCTCAACCGCCGCCGGTCGGAAACCGAGGCCGCTCTGGTCGAGGCGCGCGTCAAACCCGGCCAGCTCGCCGCCACCCGTGACACGCTCGCCGAAAAGATCACCCAGGCCGAAGCGCGCAAGGCCGCCTCCGCCGATGCGCTCTCCGTGGCCGAAGGGGTGGTCCGCGACGCCATCGCCGCCGAACGCGATGCCGAGCGCACGGCGTCAGAGGCCCGCGAGGCCCGCGCCGCCGCCGAGGCCCGCCGCGATGCCGCGCGCGAAGCCGCCGAAGCCGCCGCCCACCGCATCGGGGAAGAGCTTGAAACCACGCCCACGGGCCTGCGCGAAAGCCTGGGCGACCTGCCCGAACCCATGCCCCCCTCCGAGCAGATCGAGACCGAGGTGCAGCGCCTGCGCCGGGGTCGCGACGCGCTGGGCGCCGTCAACCTCCGCGCCGAGGAAGACGCCGCCGAGGTTCAGGCCGAACATGACACGCTCGCCACCGAAAAGACCGACCTGGAACAGGCCATCGCCAAGCTGCGCTCGGGCATCGCCAGCCTGAACCGCGAGGGGCGCGAGCGTCTCCTGAAAGCCTTCGACGAGGTGAACACCAGTTTCGCCCGCCTCTTCACCCATCTTTTCGGCGGCGGCGAGGCGCGTCTGGTTCTGGTCGAAAGCGACGATCCGCTCGAGGCCGGTCTCGAAATCCTCTGCCAGCCGCCGGGCAAAAAGCTCTCGACCCTCTCGCTCCTGTCGGGCGGCGAACAGACCCTGACCGCACTCGCGCTCATCTTCGCCGTCTTCCTTGCCAACCCCGCCCCCATCTGCGTGCTGGACGAGGTCGACGCACCGCTCGACGACGCCAACGTGACCCGCTTCTGCGACCTGCTCGACGAAATGACCCGCCAGACCGCGACCCGCTTCCTCGTCATCACCCACCACGCGGTGACCATGGCGCGGATGGATCGCCTGTTTGGCGTCACCATGGGCGAACAGGGCGTGTCGCAACTGGTCTCGGTGGACCTGAAAAAGGCCGAACAGCTGGTCGCCTGA
- the rsfS gene encoding ribosome silencing factor has product MEDTVLTGQTHAVAQTAPRGPAPEARSDAPTSEALLARILASLDDDKAEEVVQISLRGKSSIADFMVIASGRSSRQVAAISEKLVERLKEEFGLHCKIEGKDIGDWVLIDAGDVIVHVFRPEVREFYQLEKMWMPTGAAQ; this is encoded by the coding sequence ATGGAGGATACCGTCCTGACCGGACAAACCCATGCGGTTGCCCAGACCGCGCCCCGAGGGCCCGCACCCGAGGCCCGATCCGATGCGCCCACCAGCGAAGCGCTGCTGGCGCGAATCCTTGCTTCTCTTGACGACGACAAGGCCGAAGAGGTCGTGCAGATCAGCCTGCGCGGCAAATCCTCGATCGCCGATTTCATGGTGATCGCCTCGGGTCGGTCGTCGCGGCAGGTGGCGGCCATTTCCGAGAAGCTGGTCGAGCGGCTGAAGGAAGAGTTCGGCCTGCATTGCAAGATCGAGGGCAAGGACATCGGCGATTGGGTGCTGATCGACGCGGGCGACGTGATCGTCCATGTCTTCCGCCCCGAGGTGCGCGAGTTCTACCAGCTCGAGAAGATGTGGATGCCGACCGGCGCCGCGCAATAG
- the rlmH gene encoding 23S rRNA (pseudouridine(1915)-N(3))-methyltransferase RlmH, whose protein sequence is MRVHLCAVGRLRGGPERALIDDYLTRFDRTGRALGLSLGGVIEVEYRKGGGMAAEAELLRRALPKGAVLWVMDERGELLSSPGFAERMAGLRDGGQGDLAICIGGADGLARDLVAEAGLSISLGRMVWPHMLVRVMLAEQMYRAASILSGGPYHRA, encoded by the coding sequence TTGCGCGTGCATCTTTGCGCCGTCGGACGCCTGCGCGGCGGGCCGGAACGCGCGTTGATCGACGATTACCTGACACGGTTCGACCGCACGGGCCGGGCGCTTGGCCTGAGCCTTGGGGGGGTGATCGAGGTTGAGTACCGCAAGGGCGGCGGCATGGCGGCGGAGGCCGAGCTGCTGCGCCGGGCGCTGCCCAAGGGCGCGGTCCTGTGGGTGATGGACGAGCGGGGGGAGCTGTTGAGCTCGCCCGGTTTCGCGGAAAGGATGGCGGGCCTGCGCGATGGCGGGCAGGGCGATCTGGCGATCTGCATCGGGGGCGCGGATGGATTGGCGCGCGACCTGGTGGCGGAGGCGGGGCTTTCGATCTCGCTGGGGCGGATGGTCTGGCCGCATATGCTGGTGCGGGTGATGCTGGCCGAACAGATGTACCGCGCCGCCTCGATCCTGTCGGGCGGGCCGTATCACAGGGCCTAG
- a CDS encoding ABC transporter permease has protein sequence MLREMSTRYGRSPGGYVWAVAEPVGALIVLSVVFALMLRSPPLGNSFLLFYASGYLPFTVYATIAASVQVSINFSRPLLMYPAVSWIDAILARFALNLLTSVTIMVIVLFGVLEFTSASANLVFGPMILATLLAALLGLGIGSLNCLLTGLFSAWGSIWGIITRPLFLVAGVIFIYENMPESVQSVLWYFPWIHVTGLFRTGVYPTYAPDYISIPVVMTWIMIPLALGLLLLRRYHQDILNR, from the coding sequence ATGCTGCGCGAGATGTCGACGCGCTACGGGCGCTCGCCGGGCGGCTATGTCTGGGCCGTGGCCGAACCCGTGGGCGCCTTGATCGTGCTCTCGGTGGTCTTCGCGCTGATGCTGCGCTCGCCGCCCTTGGGCAATTCCTTCCTGCTCTTCTATGCCTCGGGCTATCTGCCCTTCACCGTCTATGCGACGATTGCCGCCAGCGTGCAGGTCTCGATCAACTTTTCCCGCCCGCTCCTGATGTATCCCGCCGTGTCATGGATCGACGCGATCCTCGCCCGTTTCGCGCTCAACCTGCTGACCAGCGTCACCATCATGGTGATCGTGCTCTTCGGCGTGCTGGAATTCACCTCGGCCTCCGCCAACCTCGTCTTCGGCCCGATGATCCTCGCCACGCTGCTGGCGGCGCTTCTGGGCCTTGGCATCGGGTCGCTGAACTGCCTTCTGACGGGGCTCTTCTCGGCATGGGGCAGCATCTGGGGCATCATCACCCGCCCGCTCTTCCTCGTCGCGGGGGTGATCTTCATCTACGAAAACATGCCCGAGTCTGTGCAATCGGTGCTGTGGTATTTCCCGTGGATCCACGTCACGGGCCTGTTTCGCACCGGCGTCTATCCCACCTATGCGCCCGATTACATCTCGATCCCCGTGGTGATGACCTGGATCATGATCCCGCTCGCGCTGGGCCTTCTGCTCCTGCGCCGCTACCACCAGGACATCCTGAACCGCTAG